A region of Methanocorpusculum labreanum Z DNA encodes the following proteins:
- a CDS encoding cache domain-containing protein, translated as MKRQTIHFIIICLILALILATGCITTRQLEPVSTAKLADMQSSLDEFIPTIEEQLNEIFILTNSTAGNLTGTTPDSQTLNQALLQLRRDIPAAYDVYVVSADNTFLAVISKQDKQNLIGKQAGISTSDADFTNTTNGCIITKPITFITGERGVLIIAPIYDENGTYIASLRVSLNPVYLFSGPVNELKMQEGYTVWSIQPDGVQIYDEDIEELDKNVLTDPLYSEPTISSAMHLIAEEKQGNVSYMFQNVGWTDYVQANAVWNTIDLPNGIEWRVVLSDNSNFDPNQNRRPTVDDLKAFVEKAYIYTQTHTKEEALRVFNDPNGEFIDGELYIFAYDMNGTTLALPYQQSLVGTNRWYGEDIVGVRPLQRFIDKAKFGGGFVYYQYPNPSDKFLPELKLSYVMSVDEDWLIGAGIYPGTMSLNYSWEDRNQLISQVRGLQYLSTTLQKEELLQMINDPNSTIQVDGLYPFALDPEGTVLGNAHNPSMTGKNRLGYTNSYDMSPVREIISLAESGGGLMYSLVWDADLKKEVYVLIYVEPADEETYYGSMMRLE; from the coding sequence ATGAAGCGGCAAACAATACATTTTATCATAATATGTCTGATCCTGGCACTAATTCTCGCCACCGGGTGTATTACAACCCGACAGCTGGAACCGGTCTCCACTGCAAAATTGGCCGATATGCAGAGTTCATTGGACGAGTTTATCCCGACAATCGAAGAACAACTCAACGAAATATTCATCCTTACAAACAGCACTGCAGGTAATCTTACGGGAACCACACCAGACAGCCAAACGTTGAACCAGGCCTTATTACAGCTTCGCCGCGACATCCCTGCCGCATATGACGTATATGTCGTCAGTGCAGACAACACCTTTCTTGCGGTGATCAGCAAACAGGATAAACAGAATCTTATCGGGAAACAAGCTGGAATCTCGACCAGCGATGCGGATTTCACCAATACGACGAATGGCTGCATTATCACAAAACCCATCACATTTATCACCGGAGAAAGAGGTGTTCTCATCATTGCCCCGATCTATGACGAAAACGGCACATACATAGCGTCGCTTCGCGTCTCGCTGAACCCAGTCTACCTTTTTTCCGGACCGGTGAACGAACTCAAAATGCAGGAAGGATACACCGTCTGGTCGATCCAGCCGGACGGCGTACAAATCTATGATGAAGATATCGAAGAACTCGACAAAAACGTATTGACCGACCCGTTGTACAGTGAACCGACCATCAGCAGTGCGATGCACCTTATAGCTGAAGAAAAACAGGGGAACGTATCATATATGTTTCAAAATGTCGGATGGACCGATTACGTACAGGCAAACGCCGTGTGGAATACGATCGATCTGCCAAACGGCATTGAATGGAGAGTTGTTCTTAGTGACAATTCCAACTTCGATCCGAATCAAAACAGAAGGCCTACCGTCGATGATCTGAAAGCATTTGTTGAAAAAGCATACATTTACACCCAGACTCACACCAAAGAAGAGGCACTCCGTGTGTTCAATGACCCGAATGGGGAGTTCATTGACGGTGAACTCTACATCTTTGCCTACGATATGAACGGAACGACACTTGCTCTGCCGTATCAGCAGAGCCTTGTCGGAACAAACCGATGGTACGGAGAAGATATCGTCGGAGTGAGACCTCTCCAGCGTTTTATCGACAAAGCGAAATTCGGAGGAGGGTTCGTGTATTATCAGTATCCAAACCCGAGCGACAAGTTTCTGCCTGAGTTGAAGTTGTCATATGTCATGTCCGTCGATGAAGACTGGCTGATTGGAGCTGGAATCTATCCGGGAACCATGTCCCTCAACTACAGCTGGGAAGACCGAAATCAGCTGATCTCCCAAGTCAGGGGACTCCAGTATCTTTCCACCACCCTCCAAAAAGAGGAGTTGCTGCAGATGATCAATGATCCAAACAGTACGATCCAGGTCGATGGGCTGTATCCTTTTGCTCTGGATCCAGAGGGAACCGTCCTTGGCAATGCACACAACCCGTCGATGACGGGAAAGAACCGGCTTGGGTACACAAATTCCTATGACATGTCCCCGGTACGGGAGATCATCTCTCTGGCAGAATCAGGAGGGGGGTTGATGTACAGCCTTGTTTGGGACGCAGATCTGAAAAAAGAGGTGTATGTACTCATTTATGTGGAACCCGCCGATGAAGAGACCTACTACGGCAGTATGATGCGTTTGGAGTGA
- a CDS encoding cache domain-containing protein → MIRHAFSKILFILIVLLFISASGCITPVQEGPTLQPVSEEYYAEMDDVLDPYIQTIDDQMKQITASVWNAARELDGVPADDPSVYLTIMKLKSEIPLSYDVERIDKDNVLTMITGESDKLSLIGVEIITNQYAEEEFKAAGSQCIISKYTAFQNGESGIKVSAPIYDAEGNFDGTLQVIMDSGYLFSGPAERLRTEYGYTVWVTQDDGSVIYDEDTRQIGVDLTNPSLGNTPSFTKAAAEILKNESGDVSYIYYSAELNNTSQRNAIWNTVEPGYGQTWRVVLVDNFPKPGEIEESTTTPEEIKTFVVNAFVYANKEGEEKALAAFDDPNGEFIDGEMYIFAGDMNGTILSHPYQPALVGKDSWSAEDSTGVKYIQRQIARAQQGGGYVFYLYPNPNQNYITELKLSYVLPINNEWFLGAGMYEHNASFSHTVSIDWQKRNELISQVRTMHYLAAVDGISSVTEMMMDPESGFQREGLYPFAVTGNGTILAFSSDKSLVGTNQLGLINSYGMSFVREGISLGMSGGGLMYMLTWDQNYQREVYVLDYVEPVGNDTYFASYMILED, encoded by the coding sequence ATGATACGACATGCTTTTTCAAAGATCCTCTTTATACTGATAGTTCTTCTTTTCATCTCCGCATCCGGCTGTATTACTCCCGTTCAGGAGGGCCCGACACTCCAGCCGGTTTCCGAGGAATATTATGCCGAGATGGACGATGTCCTCGACCCGTATATTCAGACGATCGATGATCAGATGAAGCAGATAACCGCATCGGTCTGGAATGCCGCACGGGAACTCGACGGCGTGCCGGCAGATGACCCCTCAGTATATCTGACCATAATGAAACTCAAAAGTGAGATCCCGCTTTCCTATGATGTCGAACGCATCGATAAAGATAACGTCCTGACGATGATTACCGGGGAATCAGATAAACTTTCGCTGATCGGCGTGGAGATCATAACTAACCAGTATGCCGAAGAAGAGTTCAAAGCCGCCGGATCGCAGTGTATCATATCCAAATACACCGCATTCCAAAACGGTGAAAGCGGAATAAAGGTCAGCGCACCGATCTATGACGCAGAGGGTAATTTTGACGGGACCCTGCAGGTAATTATGGATTCAGGGTATCTCTTCTCCGGACCGGCGGAGAGACTGAGAACGGAATACGGGTACACCGTTTGGGTCACTCAGGACGACGGGAGCGTGATCTATGATGAGGATACGCGGCAAATCGGGGTCGATCTCACGAACCCGTCACTAGGGAATACACCTTCATTCACCAAAGCAGCCGCAGAGATCCTCAAAAACGAGTCGGGAGATGTATCCTACATTTACTATTCAGCCGAATTGAACAATACTTCTCAGAGGAACGCCATATGGAATACAGTAGAACCCGGATATGGACAAACATGGCGGGTCGTGCTTGTCGACAATTTCCCAAAACCTGGTGAAATTGAAGAGAGCACAACCACCCCGGAAGAGATAAAAACCTTTGTAGTGAATGCCTTCGTTTATGCCAATAAAGAGGGAGAAGAGAAGGCACTTGCAGCATTCGATGATCCAAACGGGGAGTTCATTGACGGCGAGATGTATATCTTCGCCGGAGATATGAACGGCACGATATTGTCACACCCGTATCAGCCGGCCCTTGTCGGGAAGGATTCCTGGTCAGCAGAAGATTCGACCGGAGTGAAATATATACAGAGACAGATCGCCCGGGCACAACAGGGAGGCGGATATGTATTTTATCTGTATCCAAATCCAAACCAGAATTACATAACAGAATTAAAACTGTCCTATGTACTGCCCATTAACAACGAGTGGTTCCTCGGAGCAGGAATGTATGAACATAATGCCTCGTTTTCCCATACGGTCAGTATCGACTGGCAGAAACGAAATGAATTGATCAGCCAGGTAAGGACCATGCATTATCTTGCAGCAGTCGATGGTATCTCTTCTGTAACAGAAATGATGATGGATCCGGAAAGTGGATTCCAACGAGAAGGGCTCTATCCATTTGCGGTCACGGGAAACGGCACAATTCTTGCTTTTTCCAGCGACAAATCGCTTGTTGGAACAAATCAGTTAGGTTTAATCAACTCATACGGCATGTCGTTTGTCCGGGAGGGGATATCTCTCGGTATGTCCGGCGGAGGTCTGATGTATATGCTCACTTGGGATCAGAATTATCAAAGGGAAGTGTATGTTCTGGATTACGTCGAACCAGTGGGGAATGATACCTACTTTGCCAGTTACATGATCCTGGAGGATTGA
- a CDS encoding cache domain-containing protein, with product MLRHAFSKILFILVVLLFISASGCIQEKQETPELQPVSDEYYAKMDTVLYPYMQTVDEQMQEITALVWETARELDGVPMDDPAVDLALLKLKSEIPLSFDSGRLDKDNVLRAVTNEQYIEWSVGTYIGENQYTEEELKAAGENCTISPFTLFDNGEQGVMVIAPVYDANGNFDGTLQVALDVGYLFSGPAEELRTKYGYTVWAVQDDGIVIYDEDTQEIGVNLTKPTSAYTPSLNSAIADILANESGQTSYIFYTLDWHDINQTNAVWSTLDPGYGQNWRVVLIDNVPMPRMTSELTVTQDELKAFVTNAYVYARTHEKTEALAAFNDPKGEFIDGELYIFAETLNGTMLSLPYQPALIGTDQWMAEDTTGVKYIQRQIARAEQGGGYVMYLYPNPTQDFATELKLAYVMPIDNEWFIGAGIYEHNTLLAHSTSVDWQKRNELIKQVRTMQYLAEVEGVSAVTDMMMDPNSDIQVEGLYPMAITENGTVLAFARNPDIVGTNQLGRVNSLDISLIREGISLGKEGGGLMYTLLWDSTLNKEIFILVYVVPADDDAYFASFMILE from the coding sequence ATGCTACGACATGCTTTTTCGAAGATCCTCTTTATCCTAGTCGTTCTTCTTTTCATATCCGCATCCGGCTGCATTCAAGAGAAACAGGAAACCCCGGAACTTCAACCAGTCTCAGATGAATATTATGCCAAGATGGATACGGTTCTGTATCCTTACATGCAGACCGTCGATGAGCAGATGCAGGAAATTACTGCATTGGTTTGGGAGACGGCACGGGAACTCGACGGCGTGCCGATGGACGATCCTGCGGTCGATCTGGCATTACTGAAACTGAAAAGCGAGATACCGCTGTCCTTTGATTCCGGACGCCTCGACAAAGACAACGTCTTACGGGCCGTTACCAATGAACAGTATATCGAGTGGTCTGTCGGGACATATATCGGAGAAAACCAATACACCGAAGAAGAACTCAAAGCTGCAGGTGAGAATTGTACGATATCCCCGTTCACCCTCTTTGATAACGGCGAGCAGGGGGTTATGGTCATCGCACCGGTCTACGATGCAAACGGGAATTTTGACGGTACCCTTCAGGTAGCTCTGGATGTAGGGTATCTCTTCTCCGGACCTGCAGAGGAACTGAGAACGAAATACGGGTATACCGTCTGGGCCGTTCAGGACGACGGAATCGTGATTTATGACGAGGACACGCAGGAGATAGGAGTAAACCTCACGAAACCCACATCGGCATATACCCCTTCATTGAACTCGGCGATCGCAGATATCCTCGCAAACGAATCAGGACAGACATCCTACATATTCTATACGCTAGACTGGCATGATATCAATCAGACGAATGCCGTATGGAGTACTCTCGACCCAGGATACGGACAGAACTGGCGGGTCGTGCTTATCGACAACGTCCCGATGCCGCGTATGACGAGCGAACTCACGGTTACCCAGGACGAACTGAAAGCCTTCGTCACCAATGCCTATGTCTATGCACGGACACATGAAAAAACCGAGGCCTTGGCGGCGTTCAATGATCCAAAAGGAGAGTTTATCGATGGAGAACTGTACATATTCGCCGAAACTCTGAATGGGACAATGCTTTCACTTCCATATCAGCCGGCTCTTATCGGAACGGATCAATGGATGGCAGAAGATACAACTGGGGTTAAATACATTCAAAGACAGATCGCACGCGCAGAACAGGGCGGCGGATATGTCATGTACCTCTATCCAAATCCGACACAGGATTTCGCAACCGAATTAAAATTGGCCTATGTGATGCCGATAGATAACGAGTGGTTCATCGGTGCGGGAATATATGAACACAACACCTTGCTTGCCCACTCGACCAGTGTTGACTGGCAGAAGCGAAACGAACTTATCAAGCAGGTTCGAACCATGCAGTATCTTGCAGAAGTCGAGGGGGTCTCTGCAGTTACTGACATGATGATGGATCCAAACAGTGATATCCAGGTCGAAGGATTATACCCGATGGCGATCACCGAAAACGGGACCGTACTGGCATTTGCAAGAAATCCGGACATTGTAGGTACGAATCAGCTTGGGAGAGTAAATTCATTAGACATATCACTCATACGGGAAGGCATATCACTTGGGAAAGAGGGAGGAGGACTGATGTATACTCTTCTCTGGGATTCCACACTAAACAAAGAGATTTTTATACTGGTATATGTGGTTCCGGCAGATGACGATGCCTACTTTGCAAGTTTTATGATTCTTGAATGA
- a CDS encoding glycerol permease, with protein MTADFIQTAISKSAKRIFTAEFTNAAAYDAIVAEITGVDNPLGLAEVELGKQTYKTYVGYFDPNTSEMNGKVQVTAYTRAEYAAAITALTGSADLKTAFGNGGTAETSEIGTEATWNVRISAKLGTDTFQISLNRDSMTVSGYADDATLAAVDAWADTKPALN; from the coding sequence ATGACAGCAGATTTCATTCAGACAGCAATCTCGAAGTCCGCAAAGCGGATCTTCACCGCAGAGTTTACGAACGCCGCCGCGTATGATGCGATCGTCGCAGAAATTACCGGCGTGGATAACCCCCTCGGCCTTGCCGAAGTCGAACTCGGGAAGCAGACCTACAAGACCTATGTCGGCTACTTCGACCCGAACACTTCCGAGATGAACGGCAAGGTTCAGGTCACGGCATACACCCGTGCTGAGTATGCCGCGGCAATTACCGCCCTTACCGGCAGTGCGGATCTCAAGACCGCATTCGGGAACGGCGGTACGGCAGAGACCTCCGAGATCGGTACCGAAGCGACCTGGAACGTCCGCATTTCCGCGAAGCTTGGGACCGATACTTTCCAGATCAGTCTCAACCGCGATTCGATGACCGTCTCCGGCTATGCCGATGACGCCACCCTTGCAGCGGTCGATGCCTGGGCAGACACCAAGCCGGCCCTGAACTAA
- a CDS encoding pyruvate kinase alpha/beta domain-containing protein, whose product MKIEKTITYFSEPGKENTRDCAEIAVQRAKELGLSTIVVASTGGYTAKIFFEAMKGTNLRLVVVAHAVGFSKPGVWEFDPSLAEELRAAGVVIVCGTHSLSGLERAISRNPKLGGSSRTEAIAEAFRRTVAIGMKVAVECVLIATDQGVISVSDEVMAVGGTIEGADTVVVIKPAHTAAFFDLQVREFVAMPRDR is encoded by the coding sequence ATGAAAATCGAGAAAACCATCACATACTTCAGCGAACCGGGAAAAGAAAATACCCGGGACTGCGCAGAGATCGCCGTACAGCGTGCCAAGGAACTCGGGCTTTCAACGATCGTTGTGGCAAGTACCGGAGGATACACGGCAAAAATATTTTTCGAGGCGATGAAGGGGACGAACCTTCGTCTCGTGGTCGTGGCCCACGCGGTGGGATTTTCAAAACCAGGGGTCTGGGAGTTCGATCCCTCCCTTGCAGAGGAGCTTAGAGCTGCCGGCGTCGTGATCGTCTGCGGCACACATTCTCTTTCCGGTCTCGAGCGGGCGATCTCGCGGAACCCGAAGCTCGGCGGCAGCAGCCGGACCGAGGCCATTGCTGAAGCTTTCAGGAGAACCGTCGCGATCGGAATGAAGGTCGCCGTCGAGTGCGTGCTGATCGCTACAGATCAGGGAGTGATATCCGTATCCGACGAAGTCATGGCGGTTGGAGGGACCATCGAGGGAGCCGACACGGTAGTCGTGATCAAACCTGCCCACACGGCTGCTTTCTTCGATCTGCAGGTCAGGGAATTTGTCGCGATGCCACGGGACCGCTGA
- a CDS encoding cupin domain-containing protein — MADFELEMTNKPVKKREELLGKVLDLKELVSYQEGAVSSRMIVSNKSGSITVFSFDEDEGLSEHTAPYDAVVTIIDGECEVWIAGNTLQMKTGDTIIFPANAPHALSAITKFKMTLTMIRG; from the coding sequence ATGGCAGATTTTGAACTGGAAATGACAAACAAACCCGTCAAAAAGCGGGAAGAATTATTGGGAAAAGTCCTCGACCTCAAAGAACTGGTCTCCTATCAGGAAGGGGCGGTTTCGAGCCGGATGATCGTCAGTAATAAATCAGGGAGCATCACCGTCTTTTCGTTCGATGAAGATGAAGGACTTTCCGAACACACCGCTCCATATGACGCCGTGGTCACGATCATCGACGGCGAATGCGAGGTATGGATCGCCGGCAATACCCTCCAGATGAAAACGGGCGATACTATCATATTCCCGGCAAATGCCCCCCACGCGCTCAGTGCCATAACAAAATTCAAAATGACTCTGACCATGATCCGGGGGTAA
- a CDS encoding adenosylcobinamide amidohydrolase: protein MRYHYTKNTLYVRGTFHAVSTGVDGGLRDVSTLLNHTVDKEFDHNDPLAFIRGLLADAKYADDGFGLLTAVSMKDLCILQYDYITVFVTAGVSNPNPDPTKPHTINIIVTSNEGFSDAALLETIITVTEAKAHALRLLGRDFTGTTSDAVIIASEGEIKHTYAGTFTEPGKRIYAAALHGVMEAVKRHEDTVKATAPTYFIYSRYNDHGWFEWKKEGCPYYPCHFPGQSCDFCYCPFYPCHDESLGEWIDSSSNGQKVWACTNCLLLHKPNVADYLKKHPDATLDELKKVDKDTNQ from the coding sequence ATGCGGTATCATTATACAAAAAACACCCTTTATGTCAGGGGAACATTCCATGCGGTCAGTACCGGTGTCGACGGCGGTCTCAGGGATGTTTCCACGCTTCTCAATCACACTGTTGACAAGGAGTTCGATCATAACGATCCGCTTGCATTCATCCGCGGTCTCTTGGCCGATGCAAAGTATGCAGATGATGGATTCGGCCTTCTCACCGCCGTTTCGATGAAGGATCTCTGTATTCTCCAGTATGATTATATCACGGTTTTCGTTACCGCAGGGGTTTCCAATCCGAATCCGGATCCGACCAAACCGCATACGATCAATATCATCGTCACCTCGAACGAGGGTTTTTCCGATGCCGCTCTTCTTGAAACGATAATCACCGTCACCGAGGCGAAAGCTCATGCCCTGCGGCTTTTGGGCAGGGATTTCACCGGTACAACATCAGACGCTGTCATAATCGCATCCGAAGGCGAGATCAAGCATACGTATGCCGGGACCTTCACCGAGCCTGGAAAACGCATCTACGCTGCCGCCCTCCATGGTGTTATGGAAGCGGTCAAGCGGCACGAGGATACGGTTAAAGCGACCGCTCCCACCTACTTCATCTACTCCAGATACAATGATCACGGATGGTTCGAATGGAAAAAAGAGGGATGTCCGTATTATCCCTGTCATTTCCCCGGCCAGTCCTGTGATTTCTGTTACTGCCCGTTCTATCCCTGTCATGATGAATCCCTCGGGGAATGGATCGACAGTTCATCAAACGGTCAGAAGGTGTGGGCATGTACTAACTGCCTGCTTCTCCACAAACCAAACGTTGCCGATTATCTGAAAAAACATCCAGACGCAACGCTTGATGAATTGAAAAAAGTAGACAAAGATACAAATCAATAA
- a CDS encoding acylphosphatase: MKQTMEILFSGRVQKVGFRACVRNAALNLGLCGEVENLSDGRVRVLVTGEEVIIEKFLAMTYSCPRAIIRDVKCTGYVLTDFTDFTIKRE; the protein is encoded by the coding sequence ATGAAACAGACAATGGAGATCCTCTTCTCGGGAAGAGTACAAAAAGTCGGCTTTCGCGCCTGTGTAAGAAATGCAGCATTAAACTTAGGATTGTGCGGAGAAGTGGAGAATTTATCCGACGGCAGGGTCAGAGTCCTTGTGACAGGCGAGGAGGTCATCATCGAAAAGTTCCTGGCCATGACCTACTCCTGTCCGCGTGCAATCATCAGGGATGTGAAATGCACAGGTTATGTTCTGACCGATTTTACAGATTTTACAATTAAACGGGAGTAG
- a CDS encoding Glu/Leu/Phe/Val family dehydrogenase: MSKVNPFEMAQHQLMDCAKILKLDQGVVDILMQPQRQIQVSIPVKMDDGTTRVFQGFRVQYNNALGLYKGGIRYHPEETIDTVRALSAWMTWKCAVLNLPLGGGKGGIICNPKEMSKGELERMSRGYIRAIWKNIGPDTDVPAPDVYTDGQIMAWMMDEYSTIQGKNQFGLLTGKPLVIGGSLGRGDSTAKGGLFTLREAAKELNIDLKTAKVAILGYGNAGAFASTLVQEMFGSKVVAVTDSKGGIYDENGLDIAAVAAHKAQTKSVVGYKGLKTLTNDEVMALPVDVIVAAAPDEGAINEKVAPTVKAKVICELANGPTTPEGDAILYKNGVHVIPDFLCNAGGVTVSYYEMVQNMYMHYWTLDDVYAKLDAAMTKSYHEVLKASKEYKINMRQAAYVVAVSRVVEGMKVRGWV, encoded by the coding sequence ATGTCGAAGGTAAACCCGTTTGAAATGGCCCAGCATCAGCTTATGGATTGTGCAAAAATCCTCAAGCTCGACCAGGGCGTTGTTGATATCCTCATGCAACCGCAGAGACAGATTCAGGTATCTATCCCCGTCAAGATGGACGACGGCACCACCCGGGTTTTCCAGGGATTCCGTGTACAGTACAACAATGCACTCGGACTCTATAAGGGAGGAATCCGGTATCACCCTGAAGAGACGATCGACACCGTTCGTGCTCTCTCAGCATGGATGACCTGGAAATGCGCAGTACTGAACCTTCCGCTCGGCGGAGGAAAGGGCGGTATCATCTGCAACCCGAAGGAAATGTCCAAGGGCGAACTTGAACGCATGAGCCGCGGTTATATCCGTGCAATCTGGAAGAACATCGGTCCCGACACTGATGTCCCGGCACCGGATGTATACACCGACGGTCAGATCATGGCATGGATGATGGATGAGTACTCCACCATTCAGGGCAAGAACCAGTTCGGTCTTCTGACTGGCAAACCACTCGTTATCGGCGGCTCACTCGGCCGCGGTGACTCCACCGCAAAAGGCGGTCTGTTCACCCTCCGTGAAGCAGCAAAAGAACTCAACATTGACCTGAAGACTGCAAAAGTCGCAATCCTCGGATACGGAAACGCAGGTGCATTCGCATCCACGCTCGTCCAGGAAATGTTCGGCTCCAAAGTCGTCGCAGTCACCGATTCGAAAGGCGGTATCTACGATGAGAACGGACTTGACATCGCAGCAGTCGCAGCCCACAAGGCACAGACCAAATCCGTCGTCGGCTACAAAGGTCTCAAGACCCTCACCAACGATGAAGTCATGGCACTCCCTGTTGATGTCATTGTCGCCGCAGCACCCGATGAGGGAGCAATCAACGAGAAGGTCGCCCCGACCGTCAAGGCAAAGGTCATCTGCGAACTCGCAAACGGCCCGACCACTCCGGAAGGAGACGCAATCCTCTACAAGAACGGCGTTCACGTTATCCCCGACTTCCTGTGCAATGCAGGCGGAGTAACTGTATCTTACTACGAGATGGTCCAGAATATGTATATGCACTACTGGACTCTCGACGACGTCTACGCAAAACTCGATGCAGCAATGACCAAGTCCTATCACGAAGTCCTGAAAGCATCCAAAGAATACAAGATCAACATGCGTCAGGCAGCATACGTTGTTGCAGTCTCCCGCGTAGTTGAAGGTATGAAAGTCCGCGGCTGGGTCTAA